A genomic window from Microvirga sp. TS319 includes:
- a CDS encoding C40 family peptidase, producing the protein MSFDRRITPVRSDLADERLRGRVEAERYTTGTIRRVAASFAPLHRHPSREAPVDTQAIFGEAATVYDEHEGWAWVQLHEDGYVGYLPSDVLREPGPAPTHRVAAIRTFVYPGPSLKLPYQDYLTLNARLAVTGTEGDYARLADGGWVYAPHLAPLDATEPDYVGVAERFLHTPYLWGGKTSLGIDCSGLAQTVLAAAGIKAPRDSDMQERELGTAVEVTPDLGGLARGDLVFWKGHVGLMMDATDFIHATGHSMTVMIEPLSVAEERIRRTSYGPISSIKRL; encoded by the coding sequence ATGAGTTTCGACCGCCGCATCACCCCTGTCCGCTCCGATCTGGCCGACGAGAGGCTTCGGGGGCGGGTCGAGGCCGAGCGCTACACGACCGGCACGATCAGGCGTGTCGCCGCTTCCTTCGCTCCCCTTCACCGCCATCCCTCCCGGGAGGCGCCCGTGGATACGCAGGCCATCTTCGGCGAGGCCGCGACCGTCTATGACGAGCACGAGGGCTGGGCCTGGGTGCAATTGCATGAGGACGGCTATGTCGGCTACCTGCCAAGCGACGTCCTGCGGGAACCGGGACCGGCGCCGACGCACAGGGTCGCGGCCATCCGCACCTTCGTCTATCCCGGCCCCAGCCTGAAGCTCCCCTACCAGGATTACCTGACCCTCAACGCCCGGCTTGCGGTCACGGGCACAGAAGGCGATTACGCACGGCTCGCCGATGGAGGCTGGGTCTACGCGCCGCACCTCGCCCCTCTCGATGCGACGGAACCCGACTACGTGGGCGTCGCCGAGCGCTTCCTGCACACGCCCTATCTCTGGGGCGGCAAGACGAGCCTCGGCATCGACTGCTCGGGCCTTGCGCAGACCGTGCTGGCGGCGGCCGGCATCAAGGCCCCCCGCGACAGCGACATGCAGGAGCGCGAACTGGGCACCGCCGTCGAGGTCACGCCCGATCTCGGCGGCCTCGCGCGCGGCGATCTGGTGTTCTGGAAGGGCCATGTGGGCCTGATGATGGACGCGACGGATTTCATCCACGCCACCGGCCACAGCATGACCGTGATGATCGAGCCGCTGTCGGTCGCGGAAGAGCGCATCCGCAGGACCAGCTACGGACCGATCAGCTCCATCAAGCGCCTCTGA
- a CDS encoding M17 family metallopeptidase, translating to MPHSLLATSADSSLPIWLVTESTWNGICAQLPKTAQGFAKAQGFEGKAGSHCLLPDADGNLLGVAFGLANDDARHRDPFIVGKLPTVLPEGVYRFETAAPDAMLATLAWILGSYSFTRYRKRTEKAVRLVVPDGVDAEEVTRIADAVFRSRDLVNTPTNDLGPDGIEAAARRIAEAHGAQFTCIVGGDLLKQNFPMIHAVGRASDIAPRLIDFTWGDANAPRVTLVGKGVAFDTGGLDIKPASSMLLMRKDMGGAAATLALADMIMGAKLKLRLRVLIPAVENAISSNAFRPGDILNSRKGITVEIGNTDAEGRLILADALALADEEKPDLIVDFATLTGAARVALGPELPPFYTDDEELAAEITRTGMAVNDPVWRLPLWAPYQSQLDSKYADMNNTGGPMAGSVTAALFLRRFVSDAKAHVHFDIFAWNPSTRPARPEGGEVQAARLMYALLKKRYAS from the coding sequence ATGCCCCATTCTCTTCTCGCCACGTCCGCCGACAGCTCACTTCCGATCTGGCTCGTGACGGAGAGCACGTGGAACGGCATCTGCGCCCAGCTGCCGAAGACGGCGCAGGGCTTTGCGAAGGCTCAAGGCTTCGAGGGGAAGGCGGGCAGCCACTGCCTTCTGCCGGATGCGGACGGCAATCTGCTGGGCGTCGCGTTCGGCCTTGCGAATGACGATGCCAGGCACCGCGATCCCTTCATCGTCGGCAAGCTGCCGACGGTCCTGCCGGAGGGCGTCTATCGCTTCGAGACCGCAGCGCCCGACGCCATGCTGGCTACGCTCGCCTGGATCCTGGGCTCCTACAGCTTCACGCGATACCGCAAGCGCACGGAGAAAGCCGTGCGTCTCGTCGTTCCCGACGGCGTCGATGCCGAAGAAGTGACCAGGATCGCCGACGCGGTGTTCCGCAGCCGCGATCTCGTCAACACGCCGACGAACGATCTCGGACCGGATGGAATCGAGGCGGCCGCGCGCCGGATTGCGGAAGCCCACGGCGCGCAGTTCACCTGCATCGTCGGCGGCGATCTGCTGAAGCAGAACTTCCCGATGATCCATGCCGTGGGCCGCGCATCGGACATCGCGCCGCGCCTCATCGACTTCACCTGGGGCGACGCGAACGCACCGCGCGTCACGCTCGTCGGCAAGGGCGTCGCCTTCGATACGGGCGGGCTGGACATCAAGCCCGCCTCCTCCATGCTGCTGATGCGCAAGGACATGGGAGGCGCCGCCGCCACCCTCGCGCTCGCCGACATGATCATGGGCGCAAAGCTTAAGCTACGCCTGCGCGTCCTCATTCCAGCGGTCGAGAACGCGATCTCCAGCAATGCGTTCCGGCCCGGCGACATCTTGAACAGCCGGAAAGGCATCACGGTCGAGATCGGCAACACGGATGCGGAAGGCCGCCTCATCCTGGCCGATGCGCTGGCCTTGGCGGACGAGGAGAAGCCGGACCTCATCGTCGATTTCGCCACGCTCACGGGCGCGGCCCGCGTGGCGCTCGGCCCGGAGCTGCCGCCCTTCTACACGGATGACGAGGAGCTCGCCGCCGAGATCACCCGCACCGGTATGGCCGTGAACGATCCCGTGTGGCGCCTGCCGCTCTGGGCTCCCTATCAGAGCCAGCTCGACTCGAAATACGCCGACATGAACAACACGGGCGGTCCGATGGCCGGTTCGGTGACGGCGGCCCTGTTCCTCCGCCGCTTCGTGTCCGACGCCAAGGCGCATGTGCATTTCGACATCTTCGCCTGGAATCCCTCGACCCGCCCCGCGCGACCGGAAGGCGGAGAGGTCCAGGCCGCGCGCCTCATGTATGCGCTGCTCAAGAAGCGCTACGCCTCCTAA
- a CDS encoding 2-dehydro-3-deoxygalactonokinase, translated as MRFIVADWGTTRFRGYLIENETILDQVSSDEGVSALRKGEHRGVFLRQCGRWLGAEPNAPVLLVGMVGSREGWQEAPYASCPAGPAEIARALVPVDLGDGRKGHIIPGLFCEPAPGAADVMRGEETLVLGAGVENGLVCSAGTHPKWIHMRDGRIERFATFMTGEMYALLREQSMIGRPATEPADPKGFDMGLDAAERNSGTDGAARVGLLHLLFGARAAVVSGRMASNLLGPYLSGLLTGDEINGALAQFGRPSVVTILADQARADLYAHALARHGIRTELKNTQQALLAGLARIVRQHAAP; from the coding sequence GTGCGCTTCATCGTCGCCGACTGGGGAACCACCCGCTTCCGGGGCTATCTGATCGAGAACGAAACCATTCTCGATCAGGTCTCGTCGGACGAGGGCGTATCCGCCCTGCGGAAAGGCGAGCATCGCGGCGTTTTCCTGCGGCAATGCGGGCGCTGGCTGGGGGCTGAACCGAATGCGCCCGTGCTGCTCGTCGGCATGGTAGGCAGCCGCGAGGGATGGCAGGAAGCGCCCTACGCCTCGTGCCCTGCAGGTCCGGCCGAGATTGCGCGGGCACTGGTTCCGGTGGATCTCGGCGATGGCCGCAAAGGCCACATCATCCCGGGCCTTTTCTGCGAACCGGCTCCCGGCGCCGCGGATGTGATGCGCGGCGAGGAAACACTGGTTTTGGGCGCGGGCGTCGAGAACGGCCTCGTCTGCTCGGCCGGAACGCACCCCAAATGGATTCACATGCGCGACGGGCGCATCGAGCGTTTCGCCACCTTCATGACCGGCGAGATGTATGCCCTGTTGCGGGAGCAATCCATGATCGGGCGCCCTGCGACGGAGCCGGCCGACCCGAAGGGCTTCGACATGGGCCTCGACGCGGCCGAGCGCAACAGCGGCACGGATGGCGCAGCGCGCGTGGGGCTTCTTCATCTCCTGTTCGGAGCGCGGGCCGCCGTGGTATCCGGGCGCATGGCGAGCAATCTCCTCGGGCCCTACCTCTCAGGCCTTCTCACGGGCGACGAAATCAACGGAGCGCTCGCCCAGTTCGGACGCCCTTCAGTCGTCACCATTCTCGCCGATCAGGCACGCGCCGACCTTTATGCCCATGCCCTTGCCCGCCACGGTATCAGGACCGAGCTGAAGAACACGCAGCAGGCCCTTCTGGCAGGCCTCGCGCGGATCGTGCGCCAGCATGCCGCCCCATGA
- the upp gene encoding uracil phosphoribosyltransferase, giving the protein MRMEGVTVVDHPLVQHKLTLMRDKQRSTKGFRQLLNEIGMLLCYEVTRDLPMERIEIDTPLTKMEGAQIAGKKLVFAPILRAGVGFLDGMLTLVPAARVAHIGLYRDPESLQAVEYYFKAPSDLGDRMVLVLDPMLATANSAVAAIERLKERGAKDLRFVCLLAAPEGIERLRSAHPDVHIWTASIDERLNDHGYIVPGLGDAGDRMYGTR; this is encoded by the coding sequence ATGAGGATGGAAGGCGTGACGGTGGTCGATCATCCGCTGGTTCAGCACAAGCTTACCCTGATGCGGGACAAGCAGCGCTCGACGAAGGGCTTCCGCCAGCTCCTCAACGAGATCGGGATGCTTCTCTGCTACGAGGTCACCCGCGACCTGCCGATGGAGCGCATCGAGATCGACACGCCGCTCACCAAGATGGAAGGTGCGCAGATCGCCGGCAAGAAGCTCGTCTTTGCCCCCATCCTGCGTGCGGGCGTCGGATTCCTCGACGGCATGCTCACCCTCGTGCCCGCGGCACGCGTGGCGCATATCGGCCTCTATCGCGATCCGGAATCGCTCCAGGCGGTGGAATATTATTTCAAGGCCCCGTCCGATCTCGGCGACCGCATGGTGCTGGTGCTCGATCCGATGCTCGCCACCGCCAATTCGGCCGTAGCCGCCATCGAGCGCCTCAAGGAGCGCGGGGCGAAGGACCTCCGCTTCGTCTGTCTTCTGGCGGCGCCCGAAGGCATCGAGCGGCTGCGCAGCGCCCATCCGGACGTGCATATCTGGACCGCCTCCATCGACGAGCGCCTCAACGACCACGGCTATATCGTGCCCGGCCTCGGCGACGCCGGCGACCGCATGTATGGAACGCGCTGA